The following is a genomic window from Herpetosiphonaceae bacterium.
ATAGATAAACGGTGAGACGCCGCTGAGGACCAGCAGAACAAAGCCCAAACGAACGAGGGTCGGATCGACGTTAAGGTAATTGGCGACGCCGCCAGCCACGCCCGCGATAATCCGATCGGTATTGCTACGTGTTAAGCGCCGTGTTGTATCCATGGTGTGCTCCCTTGTATAAAACCTCAAGTTTACTAACCGGCATATCTGACGCCCAGTTGAAGCGAAGTGTTGCATATCGCGTGCCCTGCGGCTCTACCCCGACGCCTCGATCATCTCTTTCAGCCGCCTGACTTCTGCCTGAAGCAAGTTCGTCACGGTTTCAAGCAGATGGACCTCTGGAGTACGTCCTGTTCCGTGATAGTGGTAAGGCTCTGTAGCGATGGGTGGCCCAAACACAATACGGATCGGGACACGATGCGGTATCTTTGCTCCTGCGGGCATAGCGCGATCGGTGCCGCTGATCGCCGCTGGAATGAGCAGGGCGCGGTATTTGAGCGCCAGGCGGGCGGCTCCAAACCGAAAGGGCTTAAGCTGCCCCGTGCGGCTACGGGTGCCCTCAGGAAAGAGCGCAAGTAGCTGCTGCTGCTCAAGCACCTGTTCGGCAAGCCGGATCGCCTCAGGATCAGATGCGCTGCGGCGTAGGGGGATGGCTCCATAGCGCCGGATCAGAGCGCCTAAGATCGGTACGCGAAAAAGCTCGATTTTAGCCAGATAATTAATCGGGCGCGGGCACGCCACGGCCAGGAGCACTGGATCGAGGTTGCTAAGATGATTACAGGCAAGCACCACCGCGCCTGTTTCAGGAATATGCTCGACACCTTGCGATTGAAGATGGAAGTAGGCGGCTAACGGTGGCGCAAATATGTTGTGTGTCAGCCGATAGATTCGAGGGCTTGGTGCCCAGCGATATTCGACGATGTCTGCCATTGGGTGGCGCTCCTCCCATTTGCATGATTATAGCAGGAGCCGTCGTGACGTGAGCGCTCGTGCTTATTCTGGTATGATCCGGGCGAGCGGCGCGCACCGACGTTTGCTGCTCATGCTGAGCTAGTTGAGATACTTGATCTGCTGCGCATACCGCCATCATCGCTTGGATGATACACGGTATGGGAACAGAGAAGGATGGCCGAGGCATAGCTATGCTCACCCAGTCTGCCCGCTCATACACGTTCTTTTCGATAGGAGCGGCACTGCTGACGATTATCCTGAAATTTAGCGCCTATCTCCTGACAGGCTCGGTAGGTTTATTCTCCGATGCTGCCGAGTCGGTGGTTAATCTCATTGCTGCGCTGGTTGCCCTCTGGGCCTTGACATTGGCGGCACGTCCGCCGGATGAGGAACACGCTTACGGGCACACCAAAGCCGAGTACTTCTCCAGTGGCCTCGAAGGTGCGCTGATCTTAATTGCCGCCGCGAGCATCGGCGTCGCCGCCTGGAGTCGGATCTGGGAGCCTCAGCCACTTCAGCACGTTGGATTAGGAGTTGGCATATCGGTGCTGGCGGCGGCGATCAACGGTGGTGTCGCGCTCCTGCTGATGCGGGCAGGCAAGCGGCTGCGCTCGATCACGCTGGAGGCGGATGCGCATCATCTACTTACAGATGTCTGGACCACCGTGGGCGTTGTCGTTGGCATCCTCCTCGTTCAAGTGACAGGCTGGCTGATCCTCGACCCGCTGATCGCGGTCGTCGTCGCGGCCAACATTGTCTGGACCGGCGTACGGCTCTTGCGTCAGACAGGCTACGGCTTGCTCGACAGCGCCTTATCGCGGAGCGACCAGCAGGTGATCAGCGGCGTGCTGGCAGGCTACCAGCGCAAAGGAATCGAGTTTCACGCGCTGCGCACGCGTATGTCGGGGCCGCGCCGCTTTATCTCGATGCACGTGCTGGTGCCGGGATCGTGGACCGTGCAGCGCGGCCACGACTTGTGCGAGGAGATCGAGCTGAGTATCAACCGCGCGCTGCCCGATAGCACCGTGATGACCCACCTTGAGCCGCTTGAAGATCCGGTCGCCTGGGATGATCAGGGCCTCGATCGTGTGGTGCGGCACTCAACGCGCTAATGCGCAGGCAGGGTAGGAACGGAAGAACAAGGGAACAAAGAACAAAGGTGCGGGGAGCATAGCCCAAACATTTCCTGTCGAGGGAAGAGCACTGCTTGCGACAGAAAGTATTTACACTTCTTCTATGGGTAATCCATTGCAAGAGACTCTACTATTGTCTGCTGTATAGCGTTAATTGTGTCACTTTTCGCGTATGGTACAATACGGCACATACAAATAGTTCAATTCAGGCCCATAGGAGGCTGTAATATGGAAAAATCGACGTGGACGACGAAAGTAGGGCTGGCCCAAATGTTGAAGGGCGGCGTGATCATGGATGTCGTCACCCCCGAGCAGGCGCGGATCGCCGAAGAGGCCGGGGCCGTCGCCGTGATGGCGCTGGAGCGTGTCCCGGCTGACATTCGCAAGCATGGCGGCGTCGCGCGCATGAGCGATCCCGAAATGATCCAGGGTATTGTCGAGGCTGTGACAATCCCAGTCATGGCGAAAGCGCGCATCGGGCATTTTGTCGAGGCTCAGGTGCTAGAGGCGCTCGGCGTAGATTATATCGACGAGAGCGAAGTGCTAACGCCCGCCGACGAGACGAATCACATCAACAAGCATAAATTCAAAGTGCCGTTTGTGTGTGGCTGCCGCAACCTGGGCGAGGCGCTGCGCCGCATCAGCGAAGGCGCGGCGATGATCCGCACCAAGGGCGAGGCCGGTACCGGTAACGTGGTGGAGGCAGTGCGTCACGCGCGGCAGTTGTTCGCCGACATTCGCCGCCTGCAAACCATGGACGAGGACGAGCTGTTTGTGGCGGCCAAGGAGCTGCAAGCGCCTTATGAGCTGGTCAAGCAGGTTGCCGAGACGGGCAAGCTGCCGGTGGTGAACTTTGCCGCTGGCGGCATTGCGACTCCGGCGGACGCGGCATTGATGATGCAGCTTGGCGTCGAAGGCGTGTTTGTCGGCTCCGGCATCTTCAAATCGGGCGATCCGGCGCGGCGGGCCAAAGCGATCGTCGAGGCGACGACCCACTACAACGATCCGAAGATCATCGCCGAGGTGAGCAAGGGCCTGGGAGAGGCGATGGTTGGGATTGAGATCAGCGCTATTCCGCAGACCGAATTGCTGGCCGGACGCGGCTGGTAGGCTCGGCAACCGTAGAAGACGAAAAGGACACAATGAACGTTGGCGTGCTGGCGCTGCAAGGCGCTTTTATCGAACATGAGCATATGCTGCGGCGGCTGGGCCATCAGGTGACGCAGGTGCGGCTGCCGCAACATCTCGACGCGATCGATCGTCTGATCATTCCCGGCGGCGAGAGCACGACGATCGGCAAGCTGCTGGTAGCGTATAAGCTCCTTGAGCCGATGCGCGAGCGCGCGCAGCAGGAGATGCCGATCTGGGGCACCTGCGCGGGGATGATCTTGCTGGCTAAGGATATTACCGAAGGCCGCCCCGAAGGACAGCCCGCGCTGGGGCTAATGAATATCACCGCGCGGCGCAACGCTTTTGGACGGCAGCTTGATAGCTTTGAGGCCGATCTGAGCGTTGCCGAGTTTGGCGAGCGGCCTTTCCATGCGGTCTTTATCCGCGCGCCCTTGATCGATAAGGTTGGGCCTGATGTTGAACCGCTGGCAGCACTTGACGACGGTCGTATAGTAGCAGCACGGCAGGGACGGTTTTTAGCGACGGCGTTTCACCCTGAGCTAACGAACGATCCCCGCTTTCACGAGCTATTTCTGGATCTGTAGCCGATTGCAGAATCAGGCGGCCTGTTGGGAAACTGCCGATTCTGCATGAGAACGGGAATGGTTTGGGGGAGTATCCGACACCCCCGGCCTGATGGCAGACTATGGATACGCTGCTTGATCAACTGAACCGGAGCGCACAGCAGATTGTGAATCTGGTACGCGACGTGCCGGAGGCGGCGCTGCGGCGTAAGCCTGGACGTGAGTGGGCCGGGCTGGAGGTGCTCGGCCATCTGCGCGATCGTGAGCGTCTGCTGGGCGAGCGCATGACGCTGTTTGCTGATGGCGAGGCGCGGATTCCGAACTGGGACCAGGAAGCGGCGGCGGCTGGCGGGCGCTACCTTGGCGAAGCGCTCCAAACGACGATTGCCGAGTTTCAGGAATTGCGGCATACAAACGTCCAGCGCCTAGCGGCGCTGGCACCGGAGATCTGGGATCGGGTAGGGCAGCACGAAGTTCAGGGGCCGTACTCGCTGCGTACGGAAGTCGAGCGAGTGGTGGGGCATGACGAGGCGCATCTACGACAGCTTGAGGTGTTGCTGACACCCTAGCTGCTGGCGCTGTCCGGCTACATTGAGGAGCACCGGATTGATTCGACCGGCGATGGTCGCCGACCTCTGGGCGTTGCGGCGGCGACCACAGCGGCGCATCTTTTTCTATACCGAGACGATGCTGGCGAACAGCTATCGTCCTTTTGTCGTGTCGTTGCGCTCGATGCTGGGACCGCTCGGCAACGATATGGTCACGCTCGTGCTGCGCAACGGCGGCCTGCGCGGCTTTATCCAGGCGCACAAGCGCGCCCACGCGCCGGAGATCGATATTTCGTATCTCGCCGGGTTTACCTCGCACAGCAGCCACATACCCGACGGAGATGTCTGGTTCTCGCTGACGGAGAACTTAATCGAGCGAGCCGGGCACGCGCGGATCGAGCGGGTCTTTGCGGCAGTGGGGCATCGCTTCGAGGATATGACCGAAATCCTCAGGCAGCTTGGCTTTCA
Proteins encoded in this region:
- a CDS encoding DinB family protein translates to MDTLLDQLNRSAQQIVNLVRDVPEAALRRKPGREWAGLEVLGHLRDRERLLGERMTLFADGEARIPNWDQEAAAAGGRYLGEALQTTIAEFQELRHTNVQRLAALAPEIWDRVGQHEVQGPYSLRTEVERVVGHDEAHLRQLEVLLTP
- a CDS encoding lysophospholipid acyltransferase family protein; translated protein: MADIVEYRWAPSPRIYRLTHNIFAPPLAAYFHLQSQGVEHIPETGAVVLACNHLSNLDPVLLAVACPRPINYLAKIELFRVPILGALIRRYGAIPLRRSASDPEAIRLAEQVLEQQQLLALFPEGTRSRTGQLKPFRFGAARLALKYRALLIPAAISGTDRAMPAGAKIPHRVPIRIVFGPPIATEPYHYHGTGRTPEVHLLETVTNLLQAEVRRLKEMIEASG
- the pdxT gene encoding pyridoxal 5'-phosphate synthase glutaminase subunit PdxT, whose amino-acid sequence is MNVGVLALQGAFIEHEHMLRRLGHQVTQVRLPQHLDAIDRLIIPGGESTTIGKLLVAYKLLEPMRERAQQEMPIWGTCAGMILLAKDITEGRPEGQPALGLMNITARRNAFGRQLDSFEADLSVAEFGERPFHAVFIRAPLIDKVGPDVEPLAALDDGRIVAARQGRFLATAFHPELTNDPRFHELFLDL
- the pdxS gene encoding pyridoxal 5'-phosphate synthase lyase subunit PdxS, whose amino-acid sequence is MEKSTWTTKVGLAQMLKGGVIMDVVTPEQARIAEEAGAVAVMALERVPADIRKHGGVARMSDPEMIQGIVEAVTIPVMAKARIGHFVEAQVLEALGVDYIDESEVLTPADETNHINKHKFKVPFVCGCRNLGEALRRISEGAAMIRTKGEAGTGNVVEAVRHARQLFADIRRLQTMDEDELFVAAKELQAPYELVKQVAETGKLPVVNFAAGGIATPADAALMMQLGVEGVFVGSGIFKSGDPARRAKAIVEATTHYNDPKIIAEVSKGLGEAMVGIEISAIPQTELLAGRGW
- a CDS encoding cation diffusion facilitator family transporter, with product MLTQSARSYTFFSIGAALLTIILKFSAYLLTGSVGLFSDAAESVVNLIAALVALWALTLAARPPDEEHAYGHTKAEYFSSGLEGALILIAAASIGVAAWSRIWEPQPLQHVGLGVGISVLAAAINGGVALLLMRAGKRLRSITLEADAHHLLTDVWTTVGVVVGILLVQVTGWLILDPLIAVVVAANIVWTGVRLLRQTGYGLLDSALSRSDQQVISGVLAGYQRKGIEFHALRTRMSGPRRFISMHVLVPGSWTVQRGHDLCEEIELSINRALPDSTVMTHLEPLEDPVAWDDQGLDRVVRHSTR